One Paraburkholderia agricolaris DNA segment encodes these proteins:
- the hutC gene encoding histidine utilization repressor codes for MKTMHTAIEPPAARYEQVKNHIRQIIESGGRQAGERLPSEQELVTTLGVSRMTANRALRELADEGLVTRVSGVGTFVAQTKPQSTLLMIAHIGDEIRSRGHEYSYDTVLAQRETAPVTVSNALGLAPGASVFHVICVHRENGLPVQLEDRYVNPVTAPDFLKQDFATTRPSEYLFVTVPAHDVEHVVDAGLPTRTEAELLEIHADEPCLTLMRRTWTSGVAVTFARFVHPGSRYRLGCRFTPDLSQRQG; via the coding sequence ATGAAGACCATGCACACGGCGATTGAGCCGCCCGCCGCCCGCTACGAACAGGTCAAGAACCATATCCGCCAGATCATCGAATCGGGCGGCCGGCAAGCGGGCGAACGGCTGCCGTCCGAACAGGAACTGGTCACGACACTCGGCGTGTCGCGCATGACGGCGAATCGCGCGCTGCGCGAACTGGCCGATGAAGGCCTCGTCACCCGCGTGTCCGGCGTCGGCACCTTCGTCGCGCAAACCAAGCCGCAATCCACGCTGCTGATGATCGCCCATATCGGCGACGAAATCCGCTCGCGGGGTCACGAATACAGCTACGACACGGTTCTCGCGCAACGCGAAACCGCGCCGGTGACTGTGTCGAACGCACTAGGGCTGGCGCCCGGAGCGTCCGTGTTTCATGTGATTTGCGTGCATCGCGAGAACGGCTTGCCGGTGCAGCTCGAAGACCGTTACGTCAATCCGGTAACCGCGCCCGACTTCCTGAAGCAGGACTTCGCCACGACGAGGCCGTCCGAGTATCTGTTCGTGACGGTGCCGGCGCACGACGTCGAGCATGTCGTCGACGCGGGCCTGCCGACGCGCACTGAGGCCGAATTGCTGGAAATTCACGCCGACGAACCGTGCCTGACGCTGATGCGCCGCACCTGGACGAGCGGCGTTGCGGTCACGTTCGCACGCTTCGTGCATCCGGGTTCGCGGTACCGGCTGGGTTGCCGGTTCACGCCGGACCTGTCGCAGCGCCAGGGCTAG